ACATCCGCAACGCTTCAGCAGTAGCAACCATCCCCCAACACTACACCGGTTCGCCATTTCAGCGACAGACCACTAGGACGTCACTTACCGGTCGGTAAGTTCCCGATATCTCAGGGGCGACGGCGCTCGGCGGCTTTCGACCAGATCGGGTCCAGGACCCAGGCGCCTCTGGGGTCGATGGGGCGACTGCCGCACTGCCGTTGGACGCGGCCGGCCGCTGAAGACAAGAACCCTGGCGACCAACGGGTGAGCGTCACGGCCCCGGCGGTTCGGCGTTTGCCCGTCATCCGTTCTGCGTCCTGGACCTCGGCCCAGGTCACGGCGCTGAGGTCCCGCGCGAACCACAGCGACTGCACGCCCTCGGACAGGAAGTCCACGCAGTTGGTCCTCTTGAGCAAGGGCGTCGCCCAGTGCCCGGAATGGGCCGGGCGGGCCAACACCCACCAAGGGTCGTAGTGCCAGAGGCCGGACAGTGTCGCGACTCCTTCGTCGTCGACCGGCCGCAGCCCTGGAATGTCGCATCTTCCTGCGATGGGAACGCGCACACCTCCCTCATCGAGGGAGGCGAGGCTGATCGTGCCGGCAATGTGGTCGGTGACCATCACGGCATGGACGGCACCGTCCGGGCCGAAGAAGGGGAAGATCGATACGCGCCGATCATGTCCGGAACGCGTCTTGGTTCCGTGCAGTCGAACGGCCCGTACCGGCGGCCATCTCCTCATACGTCGCCCGGCTCCTCGTGCGCGGCGGATTCGAAACGAAATCCGGTTGCCGCCAGCCCCATGACCCCCGTGTTGGGTGACTCCGACATGCCGGTCGGGATGACGATGAGCGCTCCACGTTCCTTTATCGACTCGTACGTCATGTTCATGGCCCGCAGTTGGAGGGCTACGTGGTCGGATTCGTAAACCAGGGCCGCCTGGAGCATCTCCTCGGCAACCTTGAATTCCGACTCGGCGAGGATGATGCGAGCCTCCCGCTCGCGTTCGGCCTGGGCTTTGCGGGACATGGCGTCCTCGAGGTTGCCCGGAATGCGGACGTCACGGATCTCGACCGATTGCACGGTGATGCCCCAATCGGAGGTTTTGGCGTCAATTCGTTTCCTGGAGTTCCCGATCGATAGTTTCACGATCGGAGATCATCCTCACGAGGTCGGTCTGACCGATTACATCTCGCAATGTCGTCTGGGCCGCCCAGCTGACCGTACCGAGGTATTCCTGGACCTCGAGGATCGCCTTCTTGGCGTCCACGACGATCCAGAACAACACTGCGTCGACGTTGACCGGCACCGTGTCTTTGGTCAGGCTCTTCTCAGCGGAGAATGGCGTCGACCGAACCCGCATGTCGACTGCATCGGCGAACTGATCGACACCCGGGATGACCCAGGCCATCCCTCGTTCTCGCGCGGGATTCGCGCCATATACGGTGGGAATCCCGCGCGAAAACGAGATCTGGCTATGTGCCGGACCAGGGCGGACCGCTCAGGTACTTCCATCCGGAGTCCGGAAGCAGCACGACCGCCGTGCCGCCCTCGCGGCTGAGGGTGTCGACGGCGGCGTGCAGAACGGCGCCCGAGGAGGTCCCAACGAATTGGCCCTCGACGCGCATCGTTGTCGCCACCACGCCGGCTGCAGTCGATGAACGCACCTCGTGTCGATCCGTTACCAGCGACAAATCGGCGACCGGCGGCTGGAAGGGATCGTCCTGCGAACGCATCCCGCTGATCGGGTCATCGACGAACGGTTCGACCGAGTGGATCCGGATCTCCGGCCAGCGGCGCACCAGACCCCGGGAGTTTCCCGTCAGTGTTCCGCCCGTTCCGTACGCGGCAAAGAAGTGGGTGGGCGGCTGCTCGATTGGCCAATCCCGGATGATTTCGAGCGACGTCCCGAGGAAGTGCGCGTAGACGTTCCACCGATTGCCGTATTGGTAGAGCATGTGCCCCTCACCTGCTTCGACCAGGGCTCTTGCGTGGGCGATCGCACCGTTGGGGCCGCCCTCGACCTCGATCAACTCTGCTCCGTAGGCCCGCAGCAACTGCTTGCGCTCCTCGGTGGCGGTGTCCGGCAAACAGATCACCATCGGATGGCCGTTGAGGAGAGCCAGGCGAGCCAGCCCGATCCCCGTGTTGCCGGAGGTCGCCTCTATCAGCGGTTCCCCGGTGGCGAGTCTCCCGTTCTCCACCGCATTCTCGAACATGAACCAGGCGGCCCGGTCCTTGATCGATCCTGTCGGGTTGAACCACTCGAGCTTGGCGAACAGCCGGGTGCCCGGCGGGGCCAGGTGTTGGAACTCGACGAGGGGAGTGTTGCCGGGCTGCATCGGTGCCGGTCACCGTAGCGGAGACCAGCAGGTACGGGACCCGGGCGGATGCGACCATCGCCTCTAGCGGTGCATCTGCCGGTCTGGCAGCGTGACGGGTGACAGTCGCCAGTACCC
Above is a window of Acidimicrobiia bacterium DNA encoding:
- a CDS encoding SPFH domain-containing protein is translated as MKLSIGNSRKRIDAKTSDWGITVQSVEIRDVRIPGNLEDAMSRKAQAEREREARIILAESEFKVAEEMLQAALVYESDHVALQLRAMNMTYESIKERGALIVIPTGMSESPNTGVMGLAATGFRFESAAHEEPGDV
- a CDS encoding SPFH domain-containing protein: MAWVIPGVDQFADAVDMRVRSTPFSAEKSLTKDTVPVNVDAVLFWIVVDAKKAILEVQEYLGTVSWAAQTTLRDVIGQTDLVRMISDRETIDRELQETN
- a CDS encoding cysteine synthase family protein, with product MQPGNTPLVEFQHLAPPGTRLFAKLEWFNPTGSIKDRAAWFMFENAVENGRLATGEPLIEATSGNTGIGLARLALLNGHPMVICLPDTATEERKQLLRAYGAELIEVEGGPNGAIAHARALVEAGEGHMLYQYGNRWNVYAHFLGTSLEIIRDWPIEQPPTHFFAAYGTGGTLTGNSRGLVRRWPEIRIHSVEPFVDDPISGMRSQDDPFQPPVADLSLVTDRHEVRSSTAAGVVATTMRVEGQFVGTSSGAVLHAAVDTLSREGGTAVVLLPDSGWKYLSGPPWSGT